A DNA window from Buttiauxella agrestis contains the following coding sequences:
- the ileS gene encoding isoleucine--tRNA ligase, with amino-acid sequence MSDFKSTLNLPETGFPMRGDLAKREPGMLARWNDDDLYGIIRNAKKGKKSFILHDGPPYANGSIHIGHSVNKILKDIIVKSKGLSGFDSPYVPGWDCHGLPIELKVEQLIGKPGEKVSAAEFRAACRKYAAEQVDGQREDFIRLGVLGDWSRPYLTMDFKTEANIIRALGKIVGNGHLHKGAKPVHWCVDCRSALAEAEVEYYDKTSPSIFVNFKAVDADAVKAKFGATQVNGPVSMVIWTTTPWTLPANRAVSLNAEFEYVLVQVDGQALIVAKDLLEGVMKSAAITDWTVLGTAKGADLELTRYKHPFLDFDVPAILGEHVTLEAGTGAVHTAGGHGPDDYVISQKYNLEIANPVGPDGCYLPGTYEGLDGVQVFKANDLIVNILRDKGVLLHVEKLLHSYPHCWRHKTPIIFRATPQWFISMDQKGLRAQSLKEIKGVQWIPDWGQARIESMVANRPDWCISRQRTWGVPMSMFVHKDTEELHPRTLELMEEVAKRVEQDGIQAWWDLDPRDILGDDADNYTKVPDTLDVWFDSGSTHSSVVDVRPEFSGHAADMYLEGSDQHRGWFMSSLMISTAMKGKAPYRQVLTHGFTVDGQGRKMSKSIGNTVSPQDVMNKLGADILRLWVASTDYTGEMAVSDEILKRAADAYRRIRNTARFLLANLNGFNPETDMVKPEEMVKLDRWAVGCAQEAQADILAAYENYDFHEVVQRLMRFCSIEMGSFYLDIIKDRQYTAKSDSVARRSCQTALYHIAEALVRWMAPIMSFTADEIWAYLPGEREKYVFTGEWYEGLFGLADSETMNNDYWDTLLTVRGEVNKVIEQARADKRVGGSLEAAVTLYADSELAAKLNSLGEELRFVLLTSGAEVADYAQATEDAQQSEILKGLKVALRKADGEKCPRCWHYTTDVGQVAEHAEICGRCVTNIAGDGEKRKFA; translated from the coding sequence ATGAGTGACTTTAAATCTACCCTGAACTTACCGGAAACAGGGTTCCCGATGCGTGGCGATCTCGCTAAACGTGAACCGGGCATGCTGGCTCGCTGGAATGATGATGACCTGTACGGCATCATCCGTAATGCAAAGAAAGGCAAAAAATCCTTCATTCTGCATGATGGCCCTCCATACGCGAACGGCAGCATTCACATTGGTCACTCAGTCAACAAGATTCTGAAAGACATTATCGTGAAGTCCAAAGGACTGAGCGGTTTTGACTCCCCGTATGTTCCGGGTTGGGACTGCCACGGCCTGCCAATCGAGCTGAAAGTAGAGCAGCTTATCGGTAAGCCAGGTGAGAAAGTGTCTGCCGCTGAATTCCGTGCCGCGTGCCGTAAATACGCCGCTGAGCAGGTTGATGGGCAGCGCGAAGACTTCATCCGTCTGGGTGTGCTGGGCGACTGGTCACGTCCGTACCTGACTATGGATTTCAAAACCGAAGCGAACATCATCCGTGCGCTGGGTAAAATCGTCGGTAACGGCCACCTGCATAAAGGCGCTAAGCCTGTGCACTGGTGCGTTGACTGCCGTTCAGCATTGGCTGAAGCGGAAGTTGAGTATTACGACAAAACGTCTCCATCCATCTTCGTGAACTTCAAGGCTGTTGATGCCGACGCGGTCAAAGCGAAGTTTGGTGCAACACAAGTAAACGGCCCGGTTTCAATGGTTATCTGGACGACCACTCCGTGGACTCTGCCAGCTAACCGCGCTGTTTCTCTGAATGCAGAATTTGAATACGTGCTGGTTCAGGTTGACGGTCAGGCGCTGATTGTCGCGAAAGATTTGCTCGAAGGTGTCATGAAGAGCGCGGCTATTACCGATTGGACCGTTCTGGGTACTGCCAAAGGTGCAGACCTGGAATTGACCCGCTACAAACACCCATTCTTAGATTTCGATGTTCCCGCTATTCTGGGTGAGCACGTTACGCTGGAAGCCGGTACCGGCGCGGTGCATACCGCAGGTGGCCATGGTCCAGACGACTACGTGATCAGCCAGAAATACAACCTGGAAATCGCTAACCCGGTTGGCCCGGACGGTTGCTACCTGCCAGGTACGTATGAAGGTCTGGACGGCGTTCAGGTGTTCAAAGCAAACGACCTGATCGTCAATATCCTGCGTGATAAAGGCGTTCTGCTGCATGTTGAAAAACTGCTGCACAGCTACCCGCACTGCTGGCGTCACAAAACACCAATCATCTTCCGTGCAACGCCACAGTGGTTCATCAGCATGGATCAAAAAGGCCTGCGCGCGCAGTCTCTGAAAGAGATCAAAGGCGTGCAATGGATCCCTGACTGGGGCCAGGCGCGTATCGAATCTATGGTTGCGAACCGCCCGGACTGGTGTATCTCTCGTCAGCGTACATGGGGCGTGCCAATGTCCATGTTTGTACACAAAGACACAGAAGAGCTGCACCCGCGCACGCTGGAGCTGATGGAAGAAGTCGCTAAACGCGTGGAGCAAGACGGCATCCAGGCGTGGTGGGATCTCGATCCGCGCGACATCCTGGGCGATGACGCTGACAACTACACCAAAGTGCCAGACACCCTGGACGTGTGGTTCGACTCCGGTTCAACACATTCATCTGTTGTAGATGTGCGCCCAGAGTTCAGCGGCCATGCAGCAGACATGTATCTGGAAGGTTCGGATCAGCATCGCGGCTGGTTCATGTCTTCTCTGATGATTTCGACGGCGATGAAAGGCAAAGCGCCATACCGCCAGGTACTGACTCACGGTTTCACCGTTGATGGTCAGGGCCGCAAAATGTCTAAATCCATCGGTAACACCGTTTCTCCACAAGACGTGATGAACAAACTGGGCGCGGATATCCTGCGTCTGTGGGTGGCATCGACGGATTACACTGGCGAAATGGCGGTTTCTGACGAAATCCTGAAACGTGCTGCTGACGCTTATCGTCGTATCCGTAACACCGCACGCTTCCTGCTGGCGAACCTGAACGGCTTCAATCCAGAAACCGATATGGTGAAACCAGAAGAGATGGTGAAACTGGACCGCTGGGCGGTAGGTTGTGCGCAAGAAGCACAGGCCGATATCCTTGCAGCCTACGAAAACTACGACTTCCACGAAGTGGTGCAACGCCTGATGCGTTTCTGCTCCATCGAAATGGGTTCATTCTATCTCGACATCATTAAAGACCGCCAGTACACCGCGAAGTCCGACAGCGTGGCGCGTCGTAGCTGCCAGACTGCTCTGTACCACATTGCCGAAGCGCTGGTTCGCTGGATGGCACCGATCATGTCCTTCACCGCTGATGAAATCTGGGCTTACCTGCCAGGTGAGCGCGAGAAATATGTCTTTACCGGCGAATGGTACGAAGGTTTGTTCGGCCTGGCTGATAGCGAAACCATGAACAACGATTACTGGGACACCCTGTTAACCGTACGTGGCGAAGTGAACAAAGTCATCGAACAAGCGCGTGCTGACAAGCGTGTGGGCGGTTCTCTGGAAGCAGCAGTGACTTTGTATGCAGACAGCGAACTGGCAGCGAAGCTCAACAGTCTGGGCGAGGAATTGCGATTTGTCCTGTTGACCTCAGGTGCTGAAGTTGCCGATTATGCGCAGGCAACGGAAGACGCGCAGCAAAGCGAAATCCTTAAAGGATTGAAAGTGGCTCTGCGTAAAGCTGACGGTGAGAAGTGCCCGCGTTGCTGGCATTACACCACCGACGTCGGTCAGGTAGCGGAACATGCAGAAATCTGTGGCCGCTGTGTCACTAACATTGCCGGTGACGGCGAAAAGCGTAAATTTGCCTGA
- the fkpB gene encoding FKBP-type peptidyl-prolyl cis-trans isomerase encodes MAESIQANSRVFVHFTLKLEDGSTAESTRNNGKPALFTLGDETLSPGMEDQLVGLKAGDKKAFSLAPESAFGIPSPDMIQYFSRREFIDAGEPVPGAIMLFTGMDGSEMPGVVREVNGDSITVDFNHPLAGQTIHFDIEVLEIDPVLEALNADPVG; translated from the coding sequence ATGGCTGAGTCTATCCAGGCCAATAGCAGAGTTTTCGTGCATTTCACGCTGAAACTCGAAGATGGCTCCACTGCCGAGTCGACCCGCAACAACGGCAAACCGGCACTCTTCACGCTGGGCGATGAAACACTGTCGCCAGGCATGGAAGACCAGCTAGTCGGTTTGAAAGCAGGGGACAAAAAGGCGTTCTCTCTGGCACCTGAATCCGCGTTTGGTATTCCAAGCCCGGACATGATCCAGTATTTCTCGCGTCGTGAATTTATTGACGCGGGCGAGCCGGTGCCGGGTGCCATTATGCTGTTCACAGGAATGGATGGCAGCGAGATGCCAGGCGTGGTGCGTGAAGTTAACGGCGATTCCATCACCGTTGATTTTAACCACCCACTTGCCGGGCAAACCATTCATTTTGATATCGAAGTACTGGAAATTGACCCGGTACTGGAGGCGTTGAATGCAGATCCTGTTGGCTAA
- the ribF gene encoding bifunctional riboflavin kinase/FAD synthetase, with the protein MKLIRGIHNLRQNHHGCVLTIGNFDGVHRGHKSLLKGLCAEGRARNLPVMVMIFEPQPLELFAGDKAPARLTRLREKLRYLAECGVDYVLCVRFDRRFAALTAQNFVSDLLVDRLGVKFLAVGDDFRFGAGRQGDFLLLQKAGQDIGFDVTSTQTFCEGGVRISSTAVRQALAEDDLALAESLLGHPFIISGRVVHGDELGRTIGFPTANLPLRRQVSPVKGVFAVEVAGLGDKLLPGVANIGTRPTVAGLRQQLEVHLLDVVMDLYGHHIDVVLHKKIRNEQRFASLDELKAQIAKDVVTAREFFGSNT; encoded by the coding sequence ATGAAGCTGATACGCGGCATACATAATTTACGCCAGAACCACCACGGGTGTGTCCTCACCATTGGGAATTTCGACGGTGTTCATCGAGGCCACAAGTCCCTGTTAAAAGGGCTGTGTGCGGAAGGACGTGCGCGCAATCTGCCGGTGATGGTCATGATCTTTGAGCCGCAACCGCTTGAGCTTTTTGCGGGTGATAAAGCTCCAGCACGCCTGACAAGGCTGCGCGAAAAGCTGCGTTATTTGGCCGAGTGTGGAGTGGACTACGTGTTGTGCGTGCGATTTGACCGTCGCTTTGCTGCACTCACCGCGCAAAACTTCGTCAGCGATCTGCTGGTCGACCGCCTCGGGGTAAAATTCCTCGCGGTAGGTGATGATTTCCGCTTTGGCGCTGGTCGCCAGGGGGATTTCTTGTTATTACAGAAGGCTGGGCAGGATATTGGCTTTGACGTCACCAGTACGCAAACTTTCTGTGAAGGCGGCGTGCGAATTAGCAGCACAGCGGTGCGTCAGGCCTTGGCCGAGGACGACTTAGCGCTGGCTGAAAGTTTACTGGGTCATCCGTTTATCATCTCCGGGCGCGTTGTCCATGGTGATGAACTCGGAAGAACCATTGGTTTCCCAACGGCGAATTTACCGCTTCGTCGTCAGGTCTCCCCGGTAAAAGGGGTATTTGCGGTAGAAGTCGCAGGCCTTGGCGACAAACTGCTGCCAGGCGTTGCTAATATCGGCACGCGCCCAACGGTGGCGGGCCTGCGCCAACAGCTGGAAGTCCATTTGCTGGACGTTGTAATGGACTTATATGGGCACCATATAGATGTGGTGCTCCACAAGAAAATACGAAATGAACAACGGTTTGCTTCGCTTGATGAATTGAAAGCGCAAATCGCCAAAGATGTGGTAACCGCCCGCGAATTTTTTGGGTCTAATACCTGA
- a CDS encoding SDR family NAD(P)-dependent oxidoreductase — MGSEKSPRVVIVTGTSQGIGQAIAQTFLDNGDIVIGCAFSALEKAPNARKMLAEYPDRYFYFSVDVTKTESIKQFVIDAEKLFGRIDVVVSNAGKNVFKGIDCEESDWSHNFDLNLRSHWYLAKCARPALRKSNGVIIVITSNHAFSTMPGCAPYNISKRALLSLVQSLTIEWGPEIRTVGIAPGFIDTDGNQVWFDSHADGKMAREKTIKKHPVGRIGRSEEVGDLCLFLSSDKAGFIAGTTIVMDGGRSAIMQDEEDA; from the coding sequence ATGGGTAGTGAAAAATCACCACGCGTTGTGATTGTGACCGGAACCAGTCAGGGGATCGGTCAGGCCATTGCACAGACCTTTCTGGACAATGGCGACATCGTTATCGGCTGCGCTTTTTCTGCGTTAGAAAAAGCACCCAATGCCCGGAAGATGCTGGCTGAATATCCCGATCGTTATTTCTATTTTTCCGTCGACGTCACCAAAACGGAATCTATTAAGCAGTTCGTTATTGATGCCGAAAAGCTGTTTGGTCGCATTGATGTCGTGGTTTCTAACGCGGGCAAAAACGTATTCAAAGGCATCGACTGCGAAGAGAGTGACTGGTCGCATAACTTCGATTTGAATCTGCGATCCCACTGGTACCTGGCGAAATGTGCGCGCCCGGCGCTGCGCAAAAGCAACGGGGTGATTATTGTTATTACCTCGAATCACGCCTTCTCGACCATGCCGGGTTGTGCGCCCTACAACATCAGTAAGCGGGCGCTGTTGTCGCTGGTGCAAAGCCTAACTATCGAATGGGGACCAGAAATCCGAACCGTGGGTATCGCGCCTGGCTTTATCGATACAGATGGCAACCAGGTGTGGTTCGACTCGCATGCTGATGGAAAAATGGCACGCGAGAAAACCATAAAAAAGCACCCGGTTGGGCGTATTGGCCGCTCAGAAGAAGTTGGCGATCTTTGCCTGTTTTTATCCAGCGATAAAGCCGGATTTATTGCCGGGACAACGATTGTGATGGATGGCGGGCGCAGCGCAATTATGCAGGATGAGGAAGACGCCTGA
- the dnaJ gene encoding molecular chaperone DnaJ, producing MAKRDYYEVLGVPKNAEEREIKKAYKRLAMKFHPDRNQGDKESEGKFKEIKEAYEILTDDQKRAAYDQYGHAAFEQGGMGGGGHGGFGGGGADFGDIFGDVFGDIFGGGRRQRASRGSDLRYNMDLTLEEAVRGVTKEIRIPTLEECGVCHGSGAKAGSKPQTCPTCHGQGQVQMRQGFFTVQQSCPHCQGRGSIIKDPCNTCHGHGRVEKTKTLSVKIPAGVDTGDRIRLAGEGEAGEHGAPSGDLYVQVQVKQHPIFEREGNNLYCEVPINFAMAALGGEIEVPTLDGRVNLKVPGETQTGKLFRMRGKGVKSVRGGAQGDLLCRVVVETPVSLNEKQKQLLRDLAESFGGPSGEKNSPRSKNFFDGVKKFFDDLTR from the coding sequence ATGGCGAAGAGAGACTATTACGAGGTTTTAGGCGTTCCGAAAAACGCGGAAGAGCGTGAAATCAAGAAAGCCTATAAACGCCTGGCAATGAAGTTTCACCCGGATCGTAATCAGGGTGACAAAGAGTCCGAAGGCAAATTTAAAGAAATTAAAGAAGCCTACGAAATCCTGACCGATGATCAAAAACGCGCTGCTTACGACCAATATGGTCATGCCGCATTTGAGCAAGGCGGGATGGGCGGCGGCGGTCACGGCGGATTTGGCGGTGGCGGTGCTGACTTTGGCGATATCTTTGGCGACGTATTCGGTGACATCTTCGGTGGTGGCCGTCGTCAACGCGCTTCCCGCGGGTCCGATTTGCGTTACAACATGGACTTAACGCTGGAAGAAGCGGTTCGTGGCGTCACCAAAGAGATCCGTATCCCAACGCTTGAAGAGTGTGGTGTATGCCACGGTAGCGGCGCGAAAGCTGGCTCTAAGCCGCAGACTTGCCCGACTTGTCATGGACAAGGCCAGGTGCAAATGCGCCAGGGCTTCTTCACCGTGCAGCAGAGTTGTCCGCACTGCCAGGGTCGTGGCTCTATTATTAAAGATCCGTGCAATACCTGTCATGGTCATGGCCGTGTAGAGAAAACGAAAACCCTGTCGGTGAAAATCCCGGCGGGCGTCGATACCGGTGACCGTATTCGTCTTGCAGGCGAAGGTGAAGCGGGTGAGCATGGCGCTCCATCAGGTGATTTGTACGTTCAGGTTCAGGTTAAACAGCACCCGATCTTCGAACGTGAAGGCAACAACCTGTATTGCGAAGTGCCAATTAACTTCGCGATGGCTGCGTTGGGTGGCGAAATCGAAGTCCCTACGCTTGATGGCCGTGTGAACCTGAAAGTGCCGGGCGAAACGCAAACGGGCAAATTGTTCAGAATGCGTGGCAAAGGTGTGAAATCCGTACGTGGCGGCGCTCAGGGCGATCTGCTGTGCCGCGTTGTGGTGGAAACCCCTGTCAGCCTGAACGAAAAGCAGAAACAACTGCTGCGCGATTTGGCTGAAAGCTTTGGTGGCCCAAGCGGTGAAAAGAACAGTCCGCGTTCAAAGAACTTCTTTGACGGCGTGAAAAAGTTCTTTGATGATTTGACCCGCTAA
- the ispH gene encoding 4-hydroxy-3-methylbut-2-enyl diphosphate reductase produces the protein MQILLANPRGFCAGVDRAISIVENALAIYGAPIYVRHEVVHNRYVVDSLRERGAIFIEQISEVPDGAILIFSAHGVSQAVRNEAKGRDLTVFDATCPLVTKVHMEVARASRRGEESILIGHAGHPEVEGTMGQYSNPKGGMYLVESPEDVSKLDVKNEGKLSFMTQTTLSVDDTSDVIDALRKRFPKIIGPRKDDICYATTNRQEAVRALADEADVVLVVGSKNSSNSNRLAELAQRMGKAAYLIDDAMDIQESWVKDVACVGVTAGASAPDILVQNVLARLRELGGSETRELVGREENIIFEVPRELRVDVKEV, from the coding sequence ATGCAGATCCTGTTGGCTAACCCACGCGGCTTTTGTGCCGGGGTAGACCGCGCTATCAGCATTGTTGAAAACGCGTTGGCTATTTACGGCGCGCCGATTTATGTCCGTCACGAAGTGGTGCATAACCGCTACGTGGTTGATAGCCTGCGTGAACGTGGGGCGATTTTCATCGAGCAGATCAGTGAAGTGCCGGATGGTGCAATCCTGATTTTCTCGGCACATGGTGTTTCCCAGGCGGTGCGTAACGAAGCCAAAGGCCGTGATTTAACGGTGTTTGATGCGACGTGCCCGTTGGTGACTAAAGTGCATATGGAAGTGGCTCGCGCCAGCCGCCGTGGTGAAGAATCCATTCTGATTGGCCACGCCGGTCATCCGGAAGTGGAAGGCACCATGGGCCAGTACAGCAACCCGAAAGGTGGCATGTACCTGGTTGAATCGCCGGAAGATGTCAGCAAGCTGGATGTGAAAAACGAAGGAAAACTTTCGTTTATGACGCAAACCACGCTTTCCGTTGATGACACTTCTGACGTGATTGACGCGCTGCGTAAACGCTTCCCGAAAATCATCGGCCCACGTAAAGACGACATTTGCTACGCAACGACTAACCGTCAGGAAGCCGTGCGTGCGCTGGCTGATGAAGCGGATGTGGTGCTGGTGGTTGGCTCGAAAAACTCGTCCAACTCCAACCGTCTGGCAGAGCTTGCACAACGCATGGGCAAAGCCGCCTATCTGATTGATGATGCGATGGATATCCAGGAATCCTGGGTTAAAGATGTGGCATGTGTTGGTGTTACGGCAGGAGCGTCCGCGCCAGATATCCTGGTGCAAAACGTTCTGGCTCGCCTGCGTGAGTTAGGCGGCAGCGAAACCCGCGAGTTGGTCGGGCGCGAAGAAAATATTATCTTCGAAGTGCCGCGTGAACTGCGAGTGGATGTGAAAGAAGTGTAG
- the lspA gene encoding signal peptidase II produces the protein MSKSISSTGLRWLWLVVVVLIVDLGSKYLILQHFMLGDTVSLFPSLNLHYARNYGAAFSFLADKGGWQRWFFAGIAIGICVILAVLMYRAKATQKLNNIAYALIIGGALGNLFDRLWHGFVVDMIDFYVGDWHFATFNLADTAICIGAALIVLEGFFVSSDKPAKEKG, from the coding sequence ATGAGTAAATCGATTAGTTCGACTGGTCTGCGCTGGCTGTGGCTGGTGGTCGTAGTCCTGATTGTCGATCTGGGCAGTAAATACCTGATCCTCCAGCATTTCATGCTGGGGGACACCGTATCGCTGTTCCCGTCGCTCAATCTGCACTATGCCCGTAACTACGGTGCCGCGTTTAGTTTCCTTGCGGATAAAGGCGGCTGGCAGCGCTGGTTCTTCGCGGGTATCGCCATTGGTATCTGCGTGATTCTGGCGGTGCTGATGTATCGCGCTAAAGCGACGCAGAAGCTGAATAATATCGCCTATGCTTTAATCATTGGCGGCGCACTCGGAAACTTGTTTGACCGTTTATGGCACGGTTTTGTGGTCGACATGATTGATTTCTATGTCGGCGACTGGCACTTCGCCACGTTTAATCTGGCCGATACGGCAATCTGTATCGGCGCGGCGCTGATTGTGCTGGAGGGGTTCTTTGTCTCCTCCGACAAGCCCGCTAAGGAAAAAGGGTAA
- the nhaR gene encoding transcriptional activator NhaR, translating to MSHINYNHLYYFWHVCKEGSVVGAAEALYLTPQTITGQIKALEERLQGKLFRRQGRGLVPSELGQLVFRYADRMFTLSQEMLDIVNYRKESSLLFDVGIADALSKRLVSGVLDAAVVEDEQIHLRCFESTHEMLLEQLSQHKLDMIISDCPIDSTQQEGLFSVKIGECGISFWSQNPVPDLPFPACLETRRLLIPGRRSMLGRKILNWINGQGLNVEILGEFDDAALMKAFGAAHNAIFVAPTLYGEDTYKDESIVEIGRVENVMEEYHAIFAERMIQHPAVQRVCNRDYSALFKEA from the coding sequence ATGTCACACATAAATTACAATCATCTCTACTATTTCTGGCACGTGTGCAAAGAAGGTTCTGTCGTAGGTGCAGCAGAAGCTCTGTATCTGACGCCACAAACCATTACCGGCCAAATCAAAGCATTAGAAGAACGCCTGCAAGGTAAACTGTTCCGTCGCCAGGGGCGTGGTTTAGTCCCTTCTGAGCTGGGCCAGCTTGTATTTCGTTATGCGGACCGCATGTTTACGCTAAGCCAGGAGATGCTGGATATCGTCAACTATCGCAAAGAGTCGAGCCTGCTGTTTGATGTGGGTATTGCCGATGCGTTATCAAAACGTCTGGTCAGCGGGGTGCTGGATGCCGCGGTGGTTGAGGATGAACAAATTCACCTGCGCTGCTTTGAATCGACACACGAAATGCTGCTCGAACAATTGAGCCAACATAAGCTGGATATGATTATCTCGGATTGCCCGATTGATTCGACCCAGCAAGAAGGGTTGTTCTCGGTAAAAATCGGCGAATGCGGGATTAGCTTCTGGAGCCAGAATCCGGTGCCTGATTTGCCATTCCCTGCATGCCTGGAAACCCGACGCTTATTGATTCCGGGTCGTCGTTCAATGTTAGGGCGCAAAATTCTCAACTGGATTAATGGCCAGGGGCTGAATGTTGAGATCCTCGGCGAGTTTGATGATGCGGCACTGATGAAAGCTTTTGGGGCGGCACACAATGCGATATTTGTCGCACCAACTCTTTACGGTGAAGACACTTACAAAGATGAGAGTATTGTCGAAATCGGGCGCGTAGAGAATGTGATGGAAGAATATCACGCGATATTCGCTGAACGAATGATTCAGCACCCCGCGGTGCAGCGTGTGTGTAACCGGGATTATTCGGCTCTGTTCAAAGAAGCTTGA
- the rpsT gene encoding 30S ribosomal protein S20: MANIKSAKKRAVQSEKARKHNASRRSMMRTFIKKVYAAIETGDKAAAQKAFNEMQPIVDRQASKGLIHKNKAARHKANLVAQINKLA, from the coding sequence TTGGCTAATATCAAATCAGCTAAGAAACGTGCTGTACAGTCTGAAAAGGCTCGTAAGCACAACGCAAGCCGTCGCTCTATGATGCGTACTTTCATCAAGAAAGTATACGCAGCGATTGAAACTGGCGACAAAGCTGCTGCACAGAAAGCATTTAACGAAATGCAACCAATCGTGGATCGTCAGGCTAGCAAAGGTCTGATCCACAAAAACAAAGCTGCGCGTCACAAGGCTAACCTTGTAGCGCAAATCAACAAACTGGCTTAA
- the nhaA gene encoding Na+/H+ antiporter NhaA produces the protein MTKKLKCFFHSDVSSGIFLILAAVLAMVLANLGSTSELYQSFLNTPVEVRIGSLDISKNLLLWVNDALMAIFFLMIGLEVKREMVSGSLASMRQASFPVIAALGGMVVPAAIYLLFNFQDPITREGWAIPAATDIAFALGILALLGNRVPVALKVFLMALAIIDDLGAIVIIALFYTSDLSILSLAVAAGAIAVLALLNICNVRRTGLYILVGVVLWTAVLKSGVHATLAGVIIGFLIPLKEKDGRSPAKELEHVLHPWVAFLILPLFAFANAGVSLSGVTFAGLTSLLPMGIMAGLFIGKPLGISLFCWAALKFKLATLPEGTTCKEIMAVGVLCGIGFTMSIFIASLAFDGADPALITWAKLGILLGSLLSAVVGYCMLRSRFSPQLKHN, from the coding sequence ATGACAAAAAAACTAAAATGCTTTTTCCATAGCGATGTCTCAAGCGGCATCTTTTTGATCCTTGCCGCAGTGCTGGCAATGGTTCTTGCTAATCTGGGTTCCACCAGCGAGTTATATCAATCGTTTTTGAACACGCCGGTAGAAGTCCGTATCGGTTCTCTGGATATCAGTAAAAACCTGTTGTTGTGGGTGAACGATGCACTGATGGCCATCTTCTTCCTGATGATTGGTCTGGAAGTGAAACGTGAAATGGTGAGCGGCTCGCTTGCCAGTATGCGTCAGGCATCGTTCCCGGTGATTGCGGCGTTGGGTGGCATGGTTGTTCCAGCGGCAATCTATTTACTGTTTAACTTCCAGGACCCAATCACCCGTGAGGGCTGGGCGATCCCGGCTGCCACGGATATCGCTTTCGCTTTGGGTATTCTGGCATTGCTGGGCAACCGTGTGCCGGTCGCGCTTAAAGTGTTCCTGATGGCGCTGGCGATCATCGATGACCTGGGCGCGATTGTTATCATCGCTTTGTTCTACACCAGCGATCTTTCAATTCTGTCGCTGGCGGTTGCTGCGGGGGCGATTGCGGTTCTGGCATTACTGAACATCTGCAACGTTCGTCGCACCGGCTTGTATATTCTGGTGGGGGTCGTATTGTGGACTGCGGTATTGAAATCGGGCGTACACGCAACGCTTGCCGGGGTCATCATTGGCTTCCTTATTCCGCTTAAAGAGAAAGACGGGCGTTCCCCGGCAAAAGAACTGGAGCATGTGCTTCACCCTTGGGTCGCGTTCCTGATTCTGCCACTGTTCGCTTTTGCCAATGCAGGCGTGTCGTTGAGCGGTGTAACTTTTGCCGGCTTAACCTCGCTGTTGCCAATGGGGATTATGGCGGGTCTGTTTATCGGCAAGCCGCTGGGCATTAGCCTGTTCTGCTGGGCTGCCCTGAAATTTAAACTGGCAACCTTGCCTGAAGGGACAACCTGCAAAGAGATTATGGCGGTGGGTGTGCTATGCGGAATCGGCTTTACGATGTCGATTTTCATCGCATCGCTGGCATTCGACGGTGCGGATCCGGCACTCATTACCTGGGCGAAACTGGGTATTCTGCTTGGGTCGCTGCTTTCAGCAGTGGTGGGTTACTGCATGTTGAGAAGTCGTTTCAGCCCGCAACTAAAACATAATTAA